The DNA region TTGTCATCTTTCGACTCTTGGTTAACTAAACTCACCATGAACCGCAAAATCGAATGCCGGAGTGATGGGTGTGGAAATGAGGTCTTATTCAAGCCCACTCTTGAGGGGGGCTTCAACATCCATCAGCCGAACTTAGACCACTACCACTATCGCGATCATAGGAGATCGGTAGCTGGTGGGCGACATCTTTCTCCTTATTGCAAGCAACGTAAGGTCCCTTTCTTAGACattgtgatgatgagaaaGCGAACTGAGATGTGGTAGACACTTGTGTTCACTTCCACCGTGAAGAGTGCTGTACTAATAAGAAGCCTCCCCATGACACCGTCTGTGCTGTTCGTATGTTGATCCTGAAATGTCAACCTGTCGTGTGATATGATGGTGATTAACAATGCCATCAGACATGAGATGTCCCATCCCGGACTGTCATCAAGCTCGGGCTCAGTTTCTCGACCCTAACTTTGACCCCCTTTCGAATGCTGTGCCGAGATATGCTCGCTATGAAGTGTGTGCTGACCGTATGTCTTTTCTCTCGGTAACCAAAGCTTTGATTGCTTGCTGACTGTGGTTGTGAAGACAAATGCATTGTTCCGAGGTGCGCACAGCGAAGAGCGTCGACTGGTACTACCTTCTGTCAGACTCGTGAGTATTTCCCTCCAATTCTGACACACAGAATGGTTACTGATATCATCAAGATGGGTGCAGAGCAGACGGATGTGGCAACGAGCGCCAGGACCAGCTTGAGTGTTGTGAGAAGCGTATGTGCAACCTCATTCTCTTCAAACTCTACGAAAGACGGTACTGATACGATAGCTCAAAAGACCGATGTCACGCCAGGGGCTGCGACTTGGTTGTGGAAGGCAACCATACCCTCTGTGCTCACCGTGGGTGCCACCGCTGAATCCCATCATGGACAGCTGCTAACCACCAAATGCAGATATGACATGCGAGATGAACGGCTGCGGAGGAGCAAAGCATTTTGAACCCAACAAGAAGGAATATTTGCCGTATTGCACCAACCGTATGTCCCTGCTTATTCATGAGTTTTTGTGTCCAGTCTAACCATGAAATTTTTCAGATTCCACCTGCCCAGTTGCCCGATGTAAGCAGACGAGACTGGACCGACAGTCAGCTTTCTGCGATGACCATACCTGTCGAGAGAGGGGTTGCAACAAGAGCGCCAGAGTGAAGCCGTATTGTGATGATCGTTAGTCTTCCCCGTCCCCGTAACTGCAACCGAGACTAACTTTGGACAGATCGATGTGCGGAAATCGACTGCGCCTATCCTATCGCCGACAAAACTGGAAGGTTTTGCCCATTGCGTAAGAGATATTTGCTTTGCCTTGACAAGTTGTACCGGATGCTAACACGAGAACAGATACTTGCCGAGCCGAAGACTGCCTAGAGTTCGTCAACAGTTTCTCCATATACTGTCAATCCCGTGAGACCTTCTTATCTGACCGCCTCTCCGGCAGATAGCAGATACTGACATCAAATAGACGGCTGCTCCAAACCTAAATGCCTCCAACAATCCATCGTCGAGTACCTCTGCTTAGACCGTAAgcccaccccctctccccagaaACCGCCAACTAATTAACAAAATAGACCTCAAAAAACACTACACCGCCCTCGGCCGCCGCTCAGCCCTAACCCCAGCCTCCTCCCAATTCGGCACCGTCGCAACAAGCACCATAGCAGAGGACGACGATTCCTCCACTTCAGACGATAACGACGAGAGACGCCCAGGAATAAGGAATAAACCCCCTAGCCTGAAAGGCGCCTACCCGTCCACTTCGACGTTTAGCACCACCCACAGCCATACAAGATCAGCACCCATCTTTGCCCCTAACTCCAATTCTGGCAGCGGTGGAGGCAAAGAGACACCATTGACTATGAGGCCGAGCACAACACTCCAGATTCATACTCAGAATAATACATCTGaccctcatcacccctcGCCGTCGCAAAAGGGCCCGGGGTTTTACAAGGTGAACActgctgctgatggtggtggtggtagtggtggtggtgatggggagagtGTTAGGGCACCGTCGCCCAAGCTTGTGCCTATGCCTCTGCCTGTTCCGAGCGACGATGGGAAGACAGGTTCGAGGCCGAAGCTCATGGAGGATATAGAGGGTATGGTGTACAATCCTGAGAGGGGGTGCTGGGAGTAGTGGCCGTGCTAATTTATCTGTTGATTATTCCCATTTGTGAGATTGGAGGAGTTTGAATGGAGAGAATCGTCCTTGATCGATTGCAAAGGATAATTTATTATACCGTGATTTAACCGTGACCTATCCCCAACACGACAAATCGTGCCCAACTCTATgatcccccttccccattaCTTGCCCAAGCGTGAGAATCTCTATGATTGATTgtaatttttttatataaaaaagtgggggaaaaaaaaggcccGGAGTCCGACACAAGAAAAGTGAACAGCGGCCTTTCCTACTATAGCAAACCAAACACCAAACTTTAGTATAATAGCGTAAGGCTAGAACAACCTGGAACCCCGAATAGATAGCCCTTAACCAGACTTTTTACTTAAGGGCCACCCGTTCGGGGCTATTCCAGCCTCACGTTACTAGGCTAATTTTTGTTTTATCACAGTAGAAAAGGTCACTGTTCCCGTCTCTCGCGTAGGGCTCCGgctctttttcctttttttttttttttttttttattaaaaaaaaaaaacaacttTATACCCACTATAGGCTCATGGGGAATGTCGATCGTTAAGTTACGCCACCACCTCACGCAAACGCAATGACACTCCAGccaaacatcctcctccccatccattCCCCTTGTCCACCCCTTCAATAGATCCTGACCGACCCCTTTTAATCCCCAGTATCAACCTCCAAATCAACCTGCACCCCATTACTAACCCCGTAATCCCCCAGCGTGATATGATCCTTAAACGGCCTCTCCCCCTGCCTCTTGAGCAAAATCTCGTGCGGCTCCCGGCCAACCTTCATGGCGACCATAATCTTGAACTGGCCGACCGTGTCGGAGGGAAAAGCGGGGATCTGGGCTTTGGTGCCCAGTCTATCATTCACCGTAACGACAATCATTTCTTCTTGTGGCGCGGTGGGTTGCCtgggcttctccttcttttcctctcttgGCTTATCCCTTGGTCTGTCCCGTCGTGGCGAGCGCTCTCGTCTTGGGGAGCGGCGCCTGTCACGAGTGGCATCCCGTTCCcggggggcagcagcagagtcTCGGTCTCGTCTGGTCGGGGAGCGATTTTGCCTCGAGCGATCATTGTTGCTGTCGCGGTCTCTATCCCGTCTATCATCCCGATCGCGATCACGCCGGGGCGAGCGGTCGCGGTAGCCGCGCTGGAGGTTCTTGTCGCTGCTGTCTCGACCGCCGCCGTCGCGACTGTCTTCGCTAGTAGTAGGACGTTTCTCTTTCCATTTGAACCCGCCGCTGGCTTTTGGTCGTCTAGGCGGGGATCGACTTCGTGATCGTGACCGGCGACGAGGTGGTGGGTCTGCATCCGCCATTTAGGGatttgttgtggttgttgagaggaaagaagaagaaaatagCGGTCgcaggttggaggagggccTTCAAGGTGCAGAGGCACCTTAGCAGTGACGAAATTTAGGTGGGGCGCCCGGTTTGGGGTCGGTCAAGTGGCAGATGCCaaagaggaaaaaaggtGAGCAAGAACATGTTAAACTAGCTAGGTAGCCATTAACAATAGAGCAATATGCTTCAAGAAGATACCTAGATAGATCCGTACGGTCTCCAACTCGCACAGAAGAGGAGAAATTCAAGAGTTGCGTATCCAAGTTTTATGGAATCGTACAAGCTGCCTGATAGACAACAAGGCGTACATACCATGCCCGAGCATTTGGCGAACACATACTTGAACAATATTGAAAAGGAGCTCCCTAGGTAGATTTCAAACACTGTAAACAGTTGGCAGTCTGGGTGTCATTCTATCCGCAGCATACAAAACTCGTCCCCAAAGAGCTCTTACTTCAAACCAAATCACAAAGCAATAAGACAAAGCTAGGCCAAAACGTTTATTCTTTTATGCACCAGAGGTCTACATAAACACAATAGGCACCTCCTTTTTCGCCCTTTTGCCTTTTTATCATCACGATGTAAAAATGCAGCGCTTCACATGCATTAAGTATCGCAGACCACACCAGACAAATGCCCCCGTAGACGCCGCCATTACTCCGAATCCAAACGCCGAAgagtcaacaacaagcccaAAAATATGCCGAAAGGAGTATCATACAATAGAAGAtatagagagagagagaaagctGAAGGGTAAGGAACAAGAGAAGTTACAGAGCAATTCGAGGTAGCAAAGCCAGACCGCTTTACTCCTTGctgtgcttcttcttcttcttcttatgctccttctcctttactggcgccgcctcctcctcatcatcatcgtgCTTGCGCTTGGAGctcttggtcttggctggGCTTTCGGTCTCTTCTGTTGACTCCTtggacttcttcttctccttcttgtccttcttctcgctcttgtccttcttctccttcttttccttcttttccttcttctccttcttgctggccttctcctcatcgGCAGGCGCGTCCTCCatctcgacctcctcaaTGAGGGGCTTGGCAGTCTCGGCCTCAGCGGCGACACCGTCGGCATCGGCGTTGTATTTGCGGGCCTCCTTGATGTCCCACTTGGGGACAgtgatgttgttggggttggggccgagcttggtggagatgggctTGCCCTCCATCAAGCGCAGGCTGTTCTCGAGCTTGGCGCGAGACTTGATGCCGAGCTCGGCGCGAGTCTCATCATCGACATCCTCGTCGAACTCGGAAAGAGCATCAGTGCGCACACCAAGGGCGACCTTGGCGGCGAGCTGACGGGCAATCTTACCCTTGTTGTTACCAGAAGCCTGGCCAACGAGGGAGGCGTGGTAGATGAGACCATACTTGGGGGTCGCGTGCTTGGTCTTGAGGGCACGGAAAAGAGCCTTTTCGGCACCGAGAATCTGGATGGTAGAACCGGGGTTCTTGGCCAAGCTGATGAGGGAACCAGCGTGGGCAATAAGACGAGCACCAACAAGGGCGCCGAGAAGCTCGGTCatgttgggggagatggccTTCATGCGGTTCTCGAGGTACTCGGAAAGCTGCTTGCGGTACTCGGAAAGAGCAATGACACGTTCAGCGAGAagcttgatgttgttgagatCCTCCTCGTTGATCTCGGTACCCATGGAAATATCAGCGGCAGACTTGACGGCAGCCTCGATTTCGTGAGGGAGAATTTCGGAAAGGTCGGTCTCAGGAGCGTTGGTGCGGACACCCAGAGTAACGATAATCCTGGCATAAGAGAGGTTGTCGGGCAAAATCTTGGCCAACTCGGGGAAGTGCCAGCCGTACCATTCCTTGACGCGCATGGCATAGGTGTTGAGCTCCTTGTCCAAATCGTCAAGGAGGGAAACGGCGTGGACAATCATGATGTCGACCTTCTCGGGAGAGAACTTGAGCTTgtggcgggagagggagtgggcCAGACCCAGAGACATCTCCTTGAAGTTTTCAGGGAGCATGCCGGGGACAAGCTCGGGAAGATGTTGTCTGATGGCGCGGAAGAGCTCATTCGTGGTGCTATCGGAGATGGGCTTGATGTTGAGCTCAGGCAGCTTCTTGATGGAGGCGCCAAGCTTGCTCTCAGCAACGGCAAGGGtgaccttcttctcatccttgAACTCATTGAGGAGGTTCTGGAGGCGTGGTGTGACCTTGCCTTCTACGAGGCCCGAGATTTCCTCGAGAGCCGAGGCGGCGCTGTCGAATTTGGCAAACTCCTTGTACTTGATCCTATTGCGATGGTTGGTACTGGTTCTTGCTGTCAAGGTTTTTCGGTGGCTGGGTGGAAACTTACTCCTTGACGATTTTCTCAGTGGTGGAAAGACGGTCGGTCAGGTTGTCGTCCTCCAAGAGCTTCTTGTCGGAAGCCTTGAAAAGGCCATAACTGCATTGGCGAGTTAGCTGTCATGTTCAATGCCGGCTCAGGTGTGTCGCGACTCTTGTTCAAGTCAAGCAGTCGCAATCGCGTCTGTACAGAAGGGCCCATTGAACAGTCGGCACTTACCCGGCGCTGGTTTCGGTAAGAATGAAAAGACCCATGGCGACAAATGCGATGCTGAGCCGATGTGCTCCTGCAGTTGTCGTGGGAAGTGGTGGGAAACAGCTGTCGATGGGTGCCGTTCTTTCTGTTCACCAGAACCttcaagcagcagcaaaaaaaaaaagtcaagAGCGAAAGATCAATTTTTTTTACCACCAGTTGGAGTTCGTAGGTGGGGGCAGTGTGGGCCCGTGCGTTGTACCAAGGTGCTTTTTAGACTTCACCGCAGGCACCACAAAGCCAAGCCAAGAGCTGACTGAGGCttgatggctgctgttgcgtcgtcgttgttgctgCACGGTCCACCTACCTACTACACCTTGAGACCAACCAAGACAACCAAGTTCCCGTCACACATCAACGCCGCCTTGAGCCGCGCCTCACCTTCAAgcttcctctccaacaacactTAGGAGACTCACTCTCTGTCACGGTCATCTAAACCTCCAAGCTTCAGATCAACATTGCCCAACATGGAGGGCCTCTTCTTCAACGTCAACAATGGGTATGTAACATAACACCTCCATATGTATCTGCATGATGCATCACTTACCCCAAGGGTCCCCATCACTGACACTGACACCCCCCCGCAAAGCTACCTGGAGGGCATCATCCGCGGCTACCGCAACGGCCTCCTCACCAGCACAAACTACACCAACATGACCCAATGCGAAACCATCGACGACCTCAAACTCCAGCTCGGCCCCGCATACGGCGACTTTCTGTCCACCCtgccccccaacccatccacctccagtCTCGCCACAAAGACAACCGAGAAGCTCGTCTCCGAGTTCCGCTACGTTCGTGCCAACGCAGTGGGCTCCCTCGCCAAGTTCATGGATTACATCACCTACGGGTACATGATTGACAATgtcgccctcctcatcaccggcaCCCTCCACGAGCGCGACACCCGCGAGCTCCTCGATCGGTGCCACCCCCTGGGTTGGTTCGAGACCATGCCTGTTCTTTGTGTGGCCACCAACATCGAGGAGCTCTACAACAGCGTTCTCATCGAAACCCCCTTGGCCCCTTACTTCAAAGGCAGCCTCTCCCACCAAGACCTGGACGAGCTCAACATTGAAATCGTGAGAAACACACTCTACAAGAACTACCTGGAGGATTTCTACAACTTTGtcaacacccaccccgaCATGGCGGGCACCCCGACAAGCGAGGTCATGACGGAAATTCTCGAGTTTGAGGCGGACAGGCGGGCGATCAACATCACGTTGAACTCGTTTGGGACGGAGCTGTCGAAGCAGGACCGTAACAAGTTGTATCCCACTTTTGGTCGGCTTTATCCCGAGGGGAcgttgatgttgtcgaggGCGGATGATTTTGAAGGGGTGAGGcttgcggtggagggggtgcaCGATTACAAGTCGTTTTTTGAGGCTGCGGGACTAGGAGGTGGTCCGGGGGGACCGGGGAATATGGGAGGGGGTTCGGGGTCGGATGGGAAGAGCTTGGAGGATATGTTCTAtcagaaggagatggagatatGCAAGGGGGCGTTTACGAGGCAGTTTGGGGCGAGTATTATTTATGCTTTTGTTAAGCTGAAGGAGCAGGTATGTTTTTCCTCTTTGCTTTTTCATAAATGGTTATGGAACTAACACGATGAATAGGAGGTCCGCAATATTCAGTGGATATCTGAGTGCATAGCTCAGAACCAAAAGGAGCGCATTGGTAATTACATCAGTGTGTTCTGACCTGGTTTTGGGCGAATGGTTTGGTGTCTTTTTTCATTGTCAGGCTGAGCTTGATGGAAGCTCTTTAGTATTAATGCGCCCTGTTCAGAAGCATGCGttttgactttttctttgctCTTTTTGTACTCGTAGCACCCTAGGCAGGCGTATTGGCGATGTGGAATCTTTACAACGACGAGACCTTGtgtcgtctctctctctcaatGGCGGGGTTTGTCTCGTCTCTTTTGGTTCGGTATTGTGTATATTGTACATAGAGGACGTTATACATCTTGCTGTCTTTTTTATACACATCTCACTTTTTTTGCTTTCCCAGGGGGTATAATTCATTAAACCTCGATCTGGTTCTTCCAGCACGCCGGGGTGATGCCCAGCGTCTTGAGCATAAACTGCCAGCGCtcactccccctctccttcttctccatgtACTTGAGAAGCCGTTGCCTCTTGTGGAGGAGCAATCTCAGACTCctcttgttgttcttgtccTTGTAGCCCTTGTGCCCCTCGAGCGAGAGAGCCACGGCTCTGATCTTGGAGGTTAGAATGGCGATCTGGACCTCGCTGCTTCCCGTGTCTGGGCCGGCGCGGACGGGCTTGGGTCCCTGCGGGGcgttgatggaggggtggggggcggCGTGGTCGAGGGTGACGTCGGTGACGTGACGGCCAAAGGTCTCGATGCAGCGGCGCTTGTTGGCGTGTTTCCTGTCCTTTGCGGAGCCGTTGTTGAGGTCTGTGATGCGCtggagggcgatgatggccttTGCGACGTTCTCCTCGTGCTGTTTGAGGTCGGTGTGGGTGTCCTCGTCGAGGGGTTTGGTCAGGCGCTTGGACTGCTCAATGGCCTGCTCGATCTCTtctttggtgaggaggtaGTTGGCcaggtggggggaggtggggagctCGTGAGGGGGGGCGAGGGGGTTGCCGTCGCCGTCgactgggggggtggagaggggggctTGTCCGCCCGAGTCGAAGGATTCGacgaagggggtggtgatgccgtGAATGGGGGAGCCCCAGGCTTCTTTGCGTTCGGCTTCGAGCTCggcgcggcggcggaggttgGCGTTTTTGCGCTGTTGGGTTTGGGCCCAGCCGTAGGGGTCTTGCTTCATGCGGCGCTTCATTTCCTTGCGCTTTTCTTTGGTCTTTTGGGAAACATTGGCTGtctggatgagggggaggtgggacaGGGCCGGGGTTGTCGTCGAGGCGGGAGATGGGCGGAGGCATACTGGGGGGTTGTGTTAGTTGCGCATGTCTCTATATCAGGCGCAAGATAGAAGGCAGCTGAGGTATAGCTTACGCGAAAGGGTTCGCAGCCCTTGGGGGACGGGTAACCTGGGAGGCATCTTGACTTGGTTGGCGTTGACGGTGGTCTCCCAGCGCTCTCCGGACCTTCAATCGCTATCCGTACGTCGGCTCACTGCTCACAACTTTCTCACGGCTGGCCTGCATCTCCCAGATTTTGGGGCCGTTTGCGCTAGACTGGACCAGGACTAGCGGATGTTCACCTCTCCCGGCAGGGTCCCTCAACTCGGCGAGACGGAGCCTCAAAATTCCGGGGCTGAATTCTGCCTGGCACAAGCGGTCAGTAACTCTTCACTTCAGCAGCTGGCACTCGGACCGGCAGAATCACCTGCCCAGTGCACCCCCGGCTCGCCAACCACACAACCCTGGCGGGGCACCCCACACAAAATCAATTGTGTGTGCCAAATTCCTGTAGCTCCGCCTTGCAGCCGTCGCGGAATCCCGAAAAAATATATCCCACCAGAACGCCAATAGCCTCGACCTCTTTCTCCCGTCGACACGTCCTGCCGCGAGAAAGCACCGTCAAAATGGCTCCCGctaacctcccctccatcttcaATGCCACCAGCCAGGACATTGAGCAGCTCCTCGCTGCTCAGTGCCACATCGGCTCCAAGAAGTACGATGATCTCGAATCTTGAAAAGCTGACGATCTTTTGCTAACCTCACTTTCACAGCTTGGGTGTCCATGCGCAGCGTAAATAATCCCCTCACGACCGATTGACGAACGAAGAGAAGATTGGGTTATCTGACAGGTTTCTGCTTGTAGCCTACCTCTGGAAGACTCGCGCCGACGGTGtgaacatcatcaacatcggcAAGACCTGGTATGTGGAGGAAACTCGGCTCGGTGAAGCtattcgcgaagaacgggCCAACACCACGAATTCGAGAAGGAAGTGTGGAGATTAACACTGTTTGCAGGGAGAAGATCGTTCTCGCTGCCCgcatcatcgccgccatTGACAACCCGAGCGATGTCTGCGTCATCTCTGCCCGTCCCTACGGTCAGCGTGCCGTCCTCAAGTTCGCCGCCCACACCGGCGCTCAGGCCATTGCTGGTCGCTTCACCCCCGGTTCTTTCACCAACTACATCACCCGGTCGTTCAAGGAGCCCCGCCTGATCGTTGTCACCGATCCCCGCACTGATGCCCAGGCTATCAAGGAGGCTTCGTACGTCAACATCCCCGTCATCGCCCTCTGCGATACCGACTCTCCCACCGAGTACGTCGATGTTGccatccccaccaacaacaagggTCGCCACTCCATCGGTCTCGTCTGGTGGAT from Podospora pseudopauciseta strain CBS 411.78 chromosome 6, whole genome shotgun sequence includes:
- the RPS0 gene encoding structural constituent of ribosome (COG:J; EggNog:ENOG503NUJI), which codes for MAPANLPSIFNATSQDIEQLLAAQCHIGSKNLGVHAQPYLWKTRADGVNIINIGKTWEKIVLAARIIAAIDNPSDVCVISARPYGQRAVLKFAAHTGAQAIAGRFTPGSFTNYITRSFKEPRLIVVTDPRTDAQAIKEASYVNIPVIALCDTDSPTEYVDVAIPTNNKGRHSIGLVWWMLAREVLRLRGTIYNREAPWDVMVDLYFYRDPEAEAEEKVEEEKLPGVDEEGVAAIESGFPAAGGDWEAAPAAFPAAGAATGEWSEAQGAQWETGTGAPAADWAAEPAKESSW
- the VMA6 gene encoding H(+)-transporting V0 sector ATPase subunit d (COG:C; EggNog:ENOG503NWBT; BUSCO:EOG092638RC), whose translation is MEGLFFNVNNGYLEGIIRGYRNGLLTSTNYTNMTQCETIDDLKLQLGPAYGDFLSTLPPNPSTSSLATKTTEKLVSEFRYVRANAVGSLAKFMDYITYGYMIDNVALLITGTLHERDTRELLDRCHPLGWFETMPVLCVATNIEELYNSVLIETPLAPYFKGSLSHQDLDELNIEIVRNTLYKNYLEDFYNFVNTHPDMAGTPTSEVMTEILEFEADRRAINITLNSFGTELSKQDRNKLYPTFGRLYPEGTLMLSRADDFEGVRLAVEGVHDYKSFFEAAGLGGGPGGPGNMGGGSGSDGKSLEDMFYQKEMEICKGAFTRQFGASIIYAFVKLKEQEVRNIQWISECIAQNQKERIGNYISVF
- a CDS encoding hypothetical protein (BUSCO:EOG092643JW; EggNog:ENOG503NX2K; COG:J); the encoded protein is MPPRLPVPQGLRTLSLCLRPSPASTTTPALSHLPLIQTANVSQKTKEKRKEMKRRMKQDPYGWAQTQQRKNANLRRRAELEAERKEAWGSPIHGITTPFVESFDSGGQAPLSTPPVDGDGNPLAPPHELPTSPHLANYLLTKEEIEQAIEQSKRLTKPLDEDTHTDLKQHEENVAKAIIALQRITDLNNGSAKDRKHANKRRCIETFGRHVTDVTLDHAAPHPSINAPQGPKPVRAGPDTGSSEVQIAILTSKIRAVALSLEGHKGYKDKNNKRSLRLLLHKRQRLLKYMEKKERGSERWQFMLKTLGITPACWKNQIEV
- the HUB1 gene encoding ubiquitin-like modifier hub1 (COG:O; EggNog:ENOG503P7AI) yields the protein MADADPPPRRRSRSRSRSPPRRPKASGGFKWKEKRPTTSEDSRDGGGRDSSDKNLQRGYRDRSPRRDRDRDDRRDRDRDSNNDRSRQNRSPTRRDRDSAAAPRERDATRDRRRSPRRERSPRRDRPRDKPREEKKEKPRQPTAPQEEMIVVTVNDRLGTKAQIPAFPSDTVGQFKIMVAMKVGREPHEILLKRQGERPFKDHITLGDYGVSNGVQVDLEVDTGD
- the NOP58 gene encoding Nucleolar protein 58 (COG:A; COG:J; EggNog:ENOG503NUJ8), whose translation is MGLFILTETSAGYGLFKASDKKLLEDDNLTDRLSTTEKIVKEIKYKEFAKFDSAASALEEISGLVEGKVTPRLQNLLNEFKDEKKVTLAVAESKLGASIKKLPELNIKPISDSTTNELFRAIRQHLPELVPGMLPENFKEMSLGLAHSLSRHKLKFSPEKVDIMIVHAVSLLDDLDKELNTYAMRVKEWYGWHFPELAKILPDNLSYARIIVTLGVRTNAPETDLSEILPHEIEAAVKSAADISMGTEINEEDLNNIKLLAERVIALSEYRKQLSEYLENRMKAISPNMTELLGALVGARLIAHAGSLISLAKNPGSTIQILGAEKALFRALKTKHATPKYGLIYHASLVGQASGNNKGKIARQLAAKVALGVRTDALSEFDEDVDDETRAELGIKSRAKLENSLRLMEGKPISTKLGPNPNNITVPKWDIKEARKYNADADGVAAEAETAKPLIEEVEMEDAPADEEKASKKEKKEKKEKKEKKDKSEKKDKKEKKKSKESTEETESPAKTKSSKRKHDDDEEEAAPVKEKEHKKKKKKHSKE
- a CDS encoding hypothetical protein (EggNog:ENOG503PSJN), translating into MNRKIECRSDGCGNEVLFKPTLEGGFNIHQPNLDHYHYRDHRRSVAGGRHLSPYCKQHTCVHFHREECCTNKKPPHDTVCAVHMRCPIPDCHQARAQFLDPNFDPLSNAVPRYARYEVQMHCSEVRTAKSVDWYYLLSDSADGCGNERQDQLECCEKHRCHARGCDLVVEGNHTLCAHHMTCEMNGCGGAKHFEPNKKEYLPYCTNHSTCPVARCKQTRLDRQSAFCDDHTCRERGCNKSARVKPYCDDHRCAEIDCAYPIADKTGRFCPLHTCRAEDCLEFVNSFSIYCQSHGCSKPKCLQQSIVEYLCLDHLKKHYTALGRRSALTPASSQFGTVATSTIAEDDDSSTSDDNDERRPGIRNKPPSLKGAYPSTSTFSTTHSHTRSAPIFAPNSNSGSGGGKETPLTMRPSTTLQIHTQNNTSDPHHPSPSQKGPGFYKVNTAADGGGGSGGGDGESVRAPSPKLVPMPLPVPSDDGKTGSRPKLMEDIEGMVYNPERGCWE